The Falco cherrug isolate bFalChe1 chromosome 21 unlocalized genomic scaffold, bFalChe1.pri SUPER_21_unloc_1, whole genome shotgun sequence genome includes a window with the following:
- the LOC129734825 gene encoding ATP-dependent lipid A-core flippase-like, with translation MSPATPTPSPPAFPAVPAVSSPCPRRVPTLSPPPQVTAVLQDPVLFSRSLHDNVAYGAGGCGRRGVAGGGAAGGGPRLHQPACPAATTRRWASGGARLSGGQRQGVAIARALLRDPPCPRPRRAHQRPGHRRPAAGGAGDLRSQRGRGARCCW, from the exons ATGTCCCCAgctacccccaccccctcccccccagccttcCCGGCCGTCCCCGCCGTGTCCTCGCCGTGTCCCCGCCGTGTCCCCACGCTGTCCCCTCCGCCGCAGGTGACCGCCGTCCTGCAGGACCCGGTGCTCTTCTCCCGCTCGCTCCACGACAACGTGGCCtacggggcggggggctgcggccggcggggggtggcggggggcgGCGCAGCGGGCGGGGGCCCACGGCTTCATCAACCCGCCTGCCCCGCGGCTACGACACGG AGGTGGGCGAGCGGGGGCGCGCGGCTCTccggggggcagcggcagggGGTGGCCATCGCCCGCGCGCTGCTCAGGGACCCCCCGTGTCCTCGTCCTCGACGAGCCCACCAGCGCCCTGGACACCGACGGCCGGCGGCAG GTGGAGCAGGAGATCTCCGGagccagcggggccggggcgcgcgGTGCTGCTGGTGA